In Carassius carassius chromosome 7, fCarCar2.1, whole genome shotgun sequence, one genomic interval encodes:
- the LOC132143766 gene encoding endothelin-1 receptor-like — translation MGIMTLQLFLLMAVLATVGICHINGTEEVLQNFTTSRINVHKVLQPTTGNNYTRQKGPPSCKDPTFIRHYFKYINTIISCAVFVVGMVGNATLLRIIYQNKCMRNGPNALIASLALGDLIYITIDIPINVYKLLLEKWPFDDNSFGLFLCKLVPFLQKASVGITVLNLCALSVDRYRAVASWSRVQGVGVPLFTAIEIISIWVISIILAVPEAVVFNMVTFNYRNQTYHTCMLKPETGLMMFYVNWKDWWLFGFYFCVPLACTAIFYTLMTCEMLNRRNGGLRIVLSEHLKQRREVAKAVFCLVLIFALCWFPLHLSRLLKKTVYAQNDERRCDLLNFLLIMDYFGINLATVNSCINPIILYFVSKKFKNCFKSCLCCWCYTKNQVSSSGPMNGTSIQCKNHEPGNLITDRSLRKYSD, via the exons ATGGGCATTATGACGCTACAATTGTTTTTGCTAATGGCCGTCCTGGCCACTGTTGGAATATGTCACATTAATGGAACAGAGGAAGTCCTTCAAAACTTTACTACCTCCAGAATCAATGTGCATAAAGTTCTCCAGCCTACAACCGGAAATAACTATACCAGACAGAAGGGACCTCCATCCTGCAAAGACCCCACTTTCATCAGgcactattttaaatatattaacacaaTTATTTCCTGTGCTGTGTTTGTGGTGGGAATGGTGGGTAATGCCACCTTGCTGAGGATTATTTACCAAAACAAGTGTATGAGGAATGGACCCAACGCCCTCATTGCCAGTCTGGCTCTTGGAGATCTCATCTACATCACCATAGACATCCCTATCAATGTCTACAAG CTACTTCTCGAAAAATGGCCATTTGATGACAACTCTTTTGGACTCTTCCTGTGTAAACTGGTGCCTTTCCTCCAGAAAGCATCTGTTGGGATTACAGTACTCAATCTGTGTGCTTTGAGTGTGGACAG GTACAGGGCTGTAGCGTCCTGGAGCAGAGTGCAGGGGGTCGGCGTCCCCCTCTTCACTGCCATTGAGATCATCTCCATTTGGGTAATTTCCATCATCTTGGCTGTGCCAGAGGCAGTGGTCTTCAACATGGTCACCTTTAACTACAGGAACCAAACTTACCACACCTGCATGCTCAAGCCTGAAACTGGCCTGATGATG TTCTATGTAAATTGGAAAGACTGGTGGTTATTTGGCTTTTACTTCTGTGTGCCACTGGCCTGCACAGCTATTTTCTACACCCTCATGACATGTGAAATGCTCAACCGCAGAAATGGAGGCCTTCGGATCGTCCTCAGCGAACACCTTAAACAG CGGCGTGAAGTGGCTAAAGCAGTCTTCTGTTTAGTGCTGATCTTCGCTCTTTGCTGGTTCCCTCTTCATCTCAGTAGactgttgaagaaaacagtttatGCTCAAAATGATGAAAGACGTTGTGACCTATTAAA CTTCCTGTTGATCATGGATTACTTTGGCATTAACTTGGCCACTGTGAACTCCTGCATCAACCCCATCATCCTCTATTTTGTGAGCAAGAAGTTCAAGAATTGCTTTAAG TCATGCTTGTGCTGTTGGTGTTACACCAAGAACCAGGTGTCCAGCTCAGGCCCAATGAACGGCACTAGCATTCAGTGCAAAAACCATGAGCCCGGCAACCTCATTACCGACAGAAGCCTCCGCAAATACAGTGATTGA